Part of the Candidatus Krumholzibacteriota bacterium genome is shown below.
TCTTTCCTGAAAAATGGGAAAACTCCAAATAGGGTTAAATAGATTGACTGAAGGAAGAATCAAAGATATGATTAACTCCGGTAAGATGAAGTTTTGTAGTGTGATATATTCCTGATCTGAGTCATTGATTCAGGAAAGCTTTGTGAGAAAGTGCTTATGAAAGTTGTAGCCGTTGTTGGAACTCGTCCCGAAGCTATTAAAATGGCACCGGTCTATCTTAAGCTCAAATCCGATCCAAGGTTTGAAGTTACTTTTGTGGTTACAGCTCAGAACCGCCAAATGTTTGAACAGGTTCTTTCCGTTTTTGATATAAAACCGGACATTGATCTGAATTTGATGGAGTACAATCAGACGCTTGCCGACATCACCGCAAAGATCGTTGTTGAAGTACAAAAAACACTCATGGAAATAAAACCCGCTGTTGTATTGGTACATGGAGACACTACAACCTGCTTGTGTTCTACACTAGCAGCTTTTTATCAGAAGATACCTACCGGACATGTTGAAGCAGGACTAAGGTCGCATAATTTTCAGGCTCCATGGCCTGAAGAAATGAACCGAAGATTAACCGATGCTATTTGTAGATGGTGTTTTGCTCCTACAGAAAGTTCTGCAGAAAACCTAAAAAACGAAAATGTCCCTCAAAAAAACATCTTTATAACCGGGAATACGGTCATTGATGCTCTTTTGTTAGCTCGAGACATAGTTAGAAGTTCTCCACCTGTAATAGAAGAGTTACCCAGTAATTGCTTTAATGGAAAGAGAATAATACTTGTAACCGGACACAGGCGCGAAAATTTCGGAGAGACTTTTGAACAATTCTGCATGGCACTTAGGAACATTGTTGACAAACACGTCGACACTCTTCTTGTTTATCCCGTACATCTTAATCCGAATGTTCGTAAACCAGTAAGTAAGATTCTAGAAGGACACGAAAGAATTCATCTTATCGAACCAGTTGAGTATTTGTCTTTTATTTATCTGATGGACAAGAGCTACATGATAATTACCGATTCCGGTGGAATTCAGGAAGAAGCTCCATCTCTTGGTAAGCCTGTTCTTGTAACCCGTGAAGTTACAGAAAGGCCTGAAGCTATACAAGCCGGACCTGCCGAATTGGTTGGTACAGATAGGGATACTATTGTCAAAAAAGCTTCTGCACTGCTCGAAAAACAGGATACTTACAATAGTATGGTAAAAGCAGAGTATGCTAATCCATACGGAGATGGAAAAGCCAGTGAAAAAATATCGGATATTTTATTTGATGGATTGAGTAATGAGATTTGAAAATAAGAAAAAGATTGCGGTTATACATGGAAACGATGGCTCCGATGTCAGAATAGGAAAGATCTGTAGATCTCTTTCCACCATGGGATATGATACCAATTATATCGGCTGGGATCGAAGACCGAGTGAGAGAAAAAGAATCAATCTAGGCAATACAAAATTACATATTATAAATTACGAGACAAAATTCGGTAAGAGTACTTTTAAGGGTCGTCTTGTTTTTGCTAGACATATTTGCAGAATTTTAAAAACCATAAAACCTTACATCGTTTATGCTGTTAATGAAGATACTGCCATTATGTTAGTACCTCTTAAAGGATTGCTCTATAAAATACTAGTATGTGATGTGTTTGATGCTCTTGTTGACAGACATAGTGAAAATAACAGAATCATTGTATTTTTATTAAAAGTGGTTTCATTCTTCGCAAGGTTATTTAGCGATGAGTTAATCGCTACAGATCAAACAAGATTTAACGGATTCGGACGTTTTAAATCAAAAACTATCATTGTTGAAAATGTTCCTGAAGACCCAGGTGATGATATAGTTACAATTATGCCACATGGACCTATTAAAATCTATGTTTCTGGGTCTTTAAATATTAACAGGGGAATTAAACAAATAATCGAAATAGCAGATAAGATTGATGATCTTGAGATTATCTCAGCAGGTTGGCTTTATGATGACTATGCTAATAATGTTTTTGTAAAACACCCAAAAGTTGTTTTTAAAGGTATTATTACTGCAAGAGAATCCTTGAAATTGGCCGCAGAATGTGATGCAATTCTGTCCTATTATTCACCCATGTCTCTAAATAATAT
Proteins encoded:
- the wecB gene encoding UDP-N-acetylglucosamine 2-epimerase (non-hydrolyzing); the encoded protein is MKVVAVVGTRPEAIKMAPVYLKLKSDPRFEVTFVVTAQNRQMFEQVLSVFDIKPDIDLNLMEYNQTLADITAKIVVEVQKTLMEIKPAVVLVHGDTTTCLCSTLAAFYQKIPTGHVEAGLRSHNFQAPWPEEMNRRLTDAICRWCFAPTESSAENLKNENVPQKNIFITGNTVIDALLLARDIVRSSPPVIEELPSNCFNGKRIILVTGHRRENFGETFEQFCMALRNIVDKHVDTLLVYPVHLNPNVRKPVSKILEGHERIHLIEPVEYLSFIYLMDKSYMIITDSGGIQEEAPSLGKPVLVTREVTERPEAIQAGPAELVGTDRDTIVKKASALLEKQDTYNSMVKAEYANPYGDGKASEKISDILFDGLSNEI